DNA from Krasilnikovia cinnamomea:
GCACCGACTTGGTCCTCGTCGCCGAACTCATGGGCCACGCCCGCATCGAAACCACCCGGTCGTACGCCCTGCCCACCGCCGAAGACCGCCGCAAAGTCATCAACACCCTACTGACCGACCGCTGACCAGGGAATCCGAAGATCTAAGGCGGGTTTCCGGCGTATCTCGCTCACCCCCCAACCTCGGTCCTACTCGCATGACAAGTCCTCCCCGCCCCATCAAGCCGATCGATCGACATCGAACGGCGTGACGGGTATCAGCCTGGCAGTCCCGGTCAACCGCGACGCGCGGCGGCCGTCAGACCGAGTCCCGGGAGACCCCGCGCAGCCGGGGCATCCGGTGCAGGATGCCGACGAGCGTGCCGAACACCAACGCCATCGCGATTCCGATCAGCAGGATCGATTTCGAGGTACCGACCATGCCGGCATAGAAGCAGGTGGCCATGCCGGCGATGGCCAGGCTGCCGAGAATGTAGTAGACGATCTGCCACACCGTCGGGCTGTTGCTTGCCGCAACCCCGGCACCCCCGGCCGTGACGGACGCGGCGAGCAGCGCCGACAGCACCGCGGGTCCGAGTGCGCGCACGAGGCCGGTGCGGAAGACGTCGCCGCGCCGGTCGCCGTCGACGACCTGGCGGATGACGACCAGGCCGCCACATGCCGCCAGATAGTCGAGGCCGCCGGCGTCCCGCAGGCCGTCCACCCTGGAGATTAGCTCGGCGGCGAAGCCGGGATGTTCCCCGGCGCCGTACTCGATGTCCTCGGCGAGAGTCCGGCGGGCCTTGATGCTGTGCGGGCTACTCGCCACGTACTCGGCACCGAGATGGTCATCGTCGTCGAGCCGGCGCCGCACCACCTCGTACAGGCTCTGGATGCCGTCACCCAACCCCGGCCCAGTGTCCGGCCTGTCGATGAACTGGGTCGTGATGTACGCCGTCGCCGCCGCCGCGTATCCGGCCAGGTCCTGCACGTTGCCCTCCCACTCAGATGGCGGGGTGCCGGAGCGGCCCCGATGGACATGATGGCGGCATTGCGCAAATGAAGCTTGAAACTCCCGACCGGTGCGTTGTCCTCCCGCAGCAACTTTGGGGCTGGTGACACCGGCCCAAGCGCGGGGCCATCACCGAGCTCGACAGCCTCGTCCAACTGCTCACCCGCGAGCGGGACACCGCCCAGCGCGAGCACAAGCAGGCCGCCGCCGAGCAGACCGACCTGAACCGCCGGCTCGCCGAGGCCACCGCCGCCGCGACGGCCGCCACCGACCGCGCCGAACGCGCCGAGACCCGCCACGACCACTGGTAGCCACCCTGACCGAGCTGGCGCACCGCAGCGCCCCCAGCGAGGGCGACCCCGCATGACGTCCACCACGCCGCCCACCTCGACCCGGCCGCTGTGGACCGCCCTGGTCGTGCTCGCCGCCACCCTGATCGCCGAAACCGCCGGCTTGATCGCCCACGCCGGCGGCGCGGACATCTTCACCGCAATCCTCACGGCCGGCGCGGTCGGCATGCTGCTGGCCCTGGCCCACTTCGCCGGCGTGACCGGCGACCGTTGACGCCAGCCGGGGCATCGCCCCGTTGGCCCGACGGGGGGATACTCGCGGTCGAGGTGCGGATCGCCGACGTTGGAGGCCCGGGACTCCCGAAGGTGCGGCGAGCCGCAATGTAGTGGATCTTGGTAGTACGGGTTGGGAGTCAGCGGCTGACCAGGGGTCGCACTGGCAGGTCTTCCTCGCCGGGAGTGAACTCGAGACGGACGGAGTCGTCCGCCCGGATGACGATGAGCCGGTCGTCGGAGTCGATGCCGTCGTCGCGGGACCAGTTCGCGGTAAAGGCAAGCACCTCGTCCTTGGTGCGCAGGAACAACCGCAGCCCCTCGCAGCGGTACTTGAAGGCGGCATCCTTGGCCGGCAGCGGGGTGCAGGTCACGCTCGCGGGAAACTGCGGGTTCTCCTTGGTGTAGACCACGACGCCCCGACGGCCGTCGAGGCGGGCTACGGTGAGTTCCGCCTCCCGGATCCCCACCGTCGCGGCGTACCTGTCGGTGGCGGCGAACAGACCCGCCGCGACCAGCAGTGCTGTCAGGACGATGAACAGGGCGCGGGCCCAGGGCGGCGTCGTGACGTCCGCGCGTCGCAGGTCGTGGCGCAGGTACGCGGCGTATAGCAGAACCGTTACCGCCGCCGCCAGGACGGTTTCCTTGGCGATGTACGGCTTGCCCAGCAGGAACGGGCCTGCCTGCCCGGCGAGTCCGTCCAGTACGACGATCCCCGCGGCAGCGGTGCAGAGCACCCTCGCCGTTCGGCCCGACCGGGCAGGCCTGCCTATCGTGGGCGTGCCACCCCAGGAGATCGCCGCGCCGCCGGCGACGACCACCAGCCCACCCACGGCGCCTGCACAAAGCTGGATGGTCGGCGACAGACCGCCAAGCATCCGGTTCACCGGCGCGTCCGCCCAGACAAGCACCAGCACAACGCCGATGACGGCGAAGGCCGTGCCACCGAGACGATACATCGCCGGACCGGCGTGGCGGGTGAGCACCTGATGCAGCGTCAGGGCGGCCAGACCCGCGGCTACGGTGGAGAAGACGATGACGAACACGGAGCTCGCGCTGCGCAGCACGTACTCCTGCAGGCTGAACCCGAGCACGCTGTTGTCTACCCCGAAGTACGTTGCATAGGTCTGCGTGCGCTTCCACCCGAAGTACAAGCCCAGCGCTGCAAGGCCGGCCGCCGGGGCGGTGACCACCCCGACGGCCTCGGCGAGCTGCTGCATGCTCGTCGCCCCAGCGGCCGGCTGAGCAGATTCAGGCATCCCTCACCTCGTGTAGACCAGGGCACGCAGGGTGGCCTGGGTATAGCCCATCAGGTGCAGCCACGGGAGGAATTCACGCGGCGTTCGCTCCGCCCCGCACACCGGATCGACCCGTTGCGCGGTCTGGTCCGAGGCCGCGGCCGCATCCTCCGCCTGCACCGCCCGACACCTACGAATGACCTCCTTCTGGGCCTTTACCCATCTCTCGATGTTGGTCCGTACCTCGGCCGGAACAGCAGGCGGTGGCGGCGGCGGTGGCGGCGGTGGCGGTGGCGGTGGCGGCACGACGAACGATTCAACGGGCTGTGGCTGCTCGTCGGGCGGCGAGGACGGCACCCGTGGAACGGAGGAGTCCGCCGTCGACTCGGTCGCCACGTCTGACGGCACGGGCGGCTGTTCACCGGGTGTCTCAGGGGCACTCGATAGCAACGGGTACTTCTGGAGGACGGCCAACGCGTCCGCTTTCGCCCGGTCCCGTTTGGCCTCTGCTTGAACTGCCTTGTCGAATGCCCGCCGAAGCCGTGGTGGTGCGTTCTCTGGAAGCTTGTACCCGCCGGCTTCACCATCATGTGCTGCCTGAGTATCGGCCGGCGCTCCCGCTGTCGGCATCCCGCCCACATCCGGTGAAGGCCCCGATGCCGCATTCGGCGTACACGCAGCTGTCAGCAGCAACACGGTCGCCGCCGTGCCAACCAGTCTCCCTGTTCGCCTCAAGGTTCTCCTCCTGCTCAATGGCGTCGCGCCGGGCGAGCCCATTCAAAACTCAGACGAGCCAGCGTTGGTTGGTCAGGTCGTTGCAGTCCCAGATCTGCACGCGCGCCCCGCGCGGGTTCTGTCCGCCCGCCTGGTCGAGGCAGAACCGGGGGTCGGCCATGTTGTGCAGCCGGTACACCGGCAGGCCCTCGTGGACGGACACCTGCTCGCCCGACCAGCTCTGACTCCGGCGTGTGGGGTCACAGCGACGCTGGACGGCCGCGGCGCCGCGCTCCAGGGTGACCACGTCGAGGCACATTCCGGTGTGCCGCACGGTGAGCCGCCACTCGCGAGGCGGCGCGCCGTTGATGCGTGGTTCGGCTTTCCAATCCTGATTGCGCTCACCGATGAACGGCCAAGTCTGCAGGGCGGCACCGTCTCGCGCGTCGAAGCCGGGAACGTCGAGCACCGTGTTCGTCGCGAGATGCCCCGCCACCGAACCGGTACGCCACAGCTGGTTGAGGTTGTGCGCACAGGTGGTGATACGGACGCGGGCGCCGACCGGGTTCGTACCCGGCGTCATCTCCAGGCAGCCGTTCGCCGCGTCGCTGCGCAGCCGGAACACATCGACCCCGAACGAATCCTGGTAAGCCAGCCAGAACCGCCATTGCGAGGTCGCCGCCCAACATTCGTCGGTCTG
Protein-coding regions in this window:
- a CDS encoding tyrosine-type recombinase/integrase — encoded protein: MLNRRGGRLSARGAHDILKDIAQAANLPDDFTSHVLHHTFGTDLVRKGHRLGPRRRTHGPRPHRNHPVVRPAHRRRPPQSHQHPTDRPLTRESEDLRRVSGVSRSPPNLGPTRMTSPPRPIKPIDRHRTA